The Mucilaginibacter mallensis genome has a segment encoding these proteins:
- a CDS encoding porin family protein, with product MKKILFMAICLFAAGSVSAQQYYYGPRHPHHQQKRSNDDFYTVKVGITGGLNIANTVDAYDSYNSTGTIAGFNAGLYFDVPIAYPVSFEPEVLFSQKGFSAQLDDGTNFTSRANFIDVPLLAKFHLVPGFNLLLGPQVSFLTSTNNTYHDPTGTTTDNYNYNGNNTIVAGVFGVSFDINPVVEIRARYALDLTANGNNNGPDYRNQVFQVGLGFRIK from the coding sequence ATGAAAAAAATTCTCTTTATGGCTATTTGCCTGTTCGCAGCAGGTTCAGTTAGCGCCCAGCAATATTACTACGGTCCGCGTCATCCGCATCATCAACAAAAGCGCTCCAATGACGACTTTTATACCGTTAAAGTTGGTATAACAGGCGGCTTAAACATAGCCAATACAGTTGATGCTTATGATTCATATAACTCTACCGGTACTATAGCAGGTTTTAATGCCGGGCTTTATTTTGATGTGCCTATTGCTTACCCTGTATCATTCGAGCCTGAAGTGTTATTCTCCCAAAAAGGTTTCTCAGCACAATTAGATGACGGTACTAACTTTACATCGCGCGCCAATTTTATTGATGTGCCATTACTTGCCAAGTTTCATTTAGTTCCGGGATTTAACCTGTTGTTAGGCCCGCAGGTATCGTTTTTAACTTCAACAAATAACACTTACCACGATCCAACAGGTACCACTACCGATAATTATAATTACAATGGTAATAACACCATAGTAGCCGGTGTTTTTGGCGTAAGCTTTGACATTAACCCAGTAGTTGAAATACGTGCACGGTATGCGCTTGATTTGACTGCAAATGGCAATAATAATGGCCCTGATTATCGTAACCAGGTTTTCCAGGTAGGATTGGGATTCAGGATTAAGTAA
- a CDS encoding glycoside hydrolase family 3 protein, which translates to MAGYRKSIIYTLLFLLNFIAVDAFAQKETYIESLKKQNHWVDSVFKKMNRRQKIAQFFFVRAHTNLGQAYEDSVAKVISDEQVGGLVFFQGGPVRQADLINRYQKLSNVPLLIAMDGEWGVGMRLDSTTSFPYQMTLGAIQDNTLIYKMGQQVAYDFKRLGMQMNLGPDMDINNNPDNPVINYRSFGDNKYNVAQKGIAYLKGMQDEGLLTTAKHFPGHGDTNVDSHLDLPSLPFSRARLDSLEEYPFREAIKAGISGVMIAHMDIPALDNTKNLPSTLSRKIVTGILKDSLDFKGLVVSDAMEMKGVIKYFPNGEADLRAFMAGNDIIELSQNSARAIKIIRKAVRKGQIAQDEFDARVKKILAAKYWAGLSNYKPTPLTNLVADLNRPSEQELVQQLSDASVTVLRGNAASVQLNPILKTAIISIGVTQYTEFQKNLSRWYLNCALFRVGKTASVSDLNSLYNVLKQYQQVFISINDTRPRPQSKLDYSNEVKLFITQLAAKKNTVITVFANPYTIAGLPGIEKAGALMACYQNSDDMQRAAVKVIIRRINPTGKLPVNVNTFFPYGTGVSL; encoded by the coding sequence ATGGCCGGATACAGGAAAAGCATTATATATACACTGCTGTTTTTACTAAATTTTATTGCTGTAGATGCATTTGCGCAAAAAGAGACCTATATAGAATCACTAAAAAAGCAAAATCATTGGGTCGACTCGGTATTTAAAAAGATGAACCGGAGGCAGAAGATAGCCCAGTTCTTTTTTGTGCGGGCACATACCAATTTGGGACAGGCTTATGAAGATTCTGTTGCCAAAGTTATAAGCGATGAGCAGGTTGGCGGCCTGGTATTCTTCCAGGGTGGGCCGGTTAGGCAGGCCGATTTGATTAACAGGTATCAAAAGCTGAGCAACGTACCACTGCTGATAGCCATGGATGGCGAGTGGGGTGTAGGTATGCGACTGGATTCAACCACATCGTTCCCTTACCAGATGACATTGGGCGCTATACAGGATAATACGTTGATATACAAAATGGGGCAACAGGTGGCTTATGATTTTAAACGCCTGGGCATGCAAATGAACCTGGGTCCGGACATGGATATCAACAATAATCCCGACAACCCGGTGATTAACTACCGGTCTTTTGGCGATAACAAATACAATGTAGCGCAAAAAGGCATAGCCTACCTTAAGGGTATGCAGGACGAGGGCTTGCTAACAACTGCAAAGCATTTCCCCGGCCACGGTGATACCAATGTAGATTCGCACCTTGATCTGCCATCGCTGCCGTTTAGCCGTGCCCGATTGGATTCATTGGAAGAATATCCCTTTAGGGAAGCTATAAAGGCAGGCATAAGCGGTGTGATGATAGCGCATATGGATATTCCTGCTTTGGATAATACAAAGAATTTGCCATCAACCCTCTCACGAAAAATTGTTACGGGTATACTGAAAGATTCGCTGGATTTTAAAGGGCTTGTAGTGTCTGATGCAATGGAGATGAAGGGAGTTATAAAATATTTCCCTAATGGCGAAGCCGATCTGCGGGCATTTATGGCCGGTAATGATATTATTGAGCTTTCGCAGAATTCTGCCCGTGCCATAAAAATAATCAGGAAAGCGGTACGTAAAGGGCAGATAGCGCAGGATGAGTTTGATGCCCGGGTTAAAAAGATATTAGCCGCTAAATACTGGGCAGGCTTAAGCAATTATAAGCCAACTCCACTAACCAATCTTGTAGCCGATCTGAACAGGCCCAGTGAGCAGGAACTGGTACAGCAATTAAGTGACGCGTCAGTTACAGTGTTAAGAGGAAATGCTGCGTCGGTACAACTTAACCCTATACTTAAAACAGCTATTATTAGCATCGGCGTAACACAGTATACCGAGTTTCAGAAAAATCTTTCCAGATGGTACCTGAATTGTGCCTTGTTCAGGGTTGGGAAAACAGCATCTGTTAGTGATTTGAATAGTTTGTATAACGTATTAAAGCAATACCAGCAGGTATTTATCAGTATAAACGATACCCGCCCGCGCCCGCAAAGCAAACTGGACTATAGTAATGAGGTGAAGTTATTTATAACGCAACTAGCTGCGAAAAAAAATACGGTTATAACTGTTTTCGCTAACCCGTACACCATTGCCGGTTTGCCGGGGATTGAAAAAGCAGGGGCATTAATGGCCTGCTACCAAAATAGTGATGATATGCAGCGCGCGGCGGTAAAAGTTATTATCAGGCGTATAAACCCGACAGGTAAATTGCCGGTAAATGTAAATACGTTTTTCCCTTACGGGACTGGGGTTAGTTTGTAG
- a CDS encoding NAD-dependent epimerase/dehydratase family protein has protein sequence METKIRAIITGATGMVGEGVLHECLLHPQVEEVLIINRKPSGIVHPKLKEIIHADFFDLSAIEGQLSGYNACYFCLGVSSVGIKEPEYYKLTYTLTLNVAQTLSKLNPDMTFCYVSGGGTDSTEKGSSMWARVKGKTENDLMKLSFKRVYNFRPGYMHPTKGLKNVLPYYKYMSWLYPFVRRFFPQFVSTLAELGQAMINVVLIGYDKPVLEVKDIVKLAHVADK, from the coding sequence ATGGAAACAAAAATAAGAGCCATAATAACAGGCGCTACCGGCATGGTGGGCGAAGGTGTATTGCACGAATGCCTGCTGCACCCACAGGTAGAGGAAGTACTGATAATTAATCGGAAACCCAGTGGTATAGTGCATCCTAAACTAAAGGAGATCATTCATGCTGATTTTTTTGATCTGTCGGCTATTGAGGGTCAGCTTTCGGGTTATAATGCCTGTTACTTTTGTTTGGGAGTATCATCGGTAGGGATAAAAGAACCGGAATATTACAAGCTAACTTATACCCTCACTCTTAATGTGGCCCAAACGCTCAGTAAACTAAACCCGGATATGACCTTTTGCTATGTATCCGGCGGTGGCACGGATAGTACCGAGAAAGGCAGCTCGATGTGGGCGAGGGTAAAAGGTAAAACCGAGAACGATTTAATGAAACTGTCTTTTAAGCGCGTTTATAATTTCAGACCAGGCTATATGCACCCAACCAAAGGCTTGAAGAATGTATTGCCTTATTACAAGTACATGTCGTGGCTTTATCCGTTTGTAAGAAGGTTCTTTCCGCAATTTGTGAGCACCCTAGCCGAGTTAGGTCAGGCGATGATTAATGTGGTACTTATTGGTTATGATAAACCTGTTTTAGAAGTGAAGGATATTGTGAAGTTGGCGCATGTTGCTGATAAATAG
- a CDS encoding ATP-dependent DNA helicase yields the protein MQSSFNKYNEKFQQALANLNPEQLAAVNKMDGPVLVVAGPGTGKTQILAARIGKILTDTDALPNEILCLTYTDAGAIAMRKRLFEFIGPDAYRINIYTFHAFCNEIIQENLEYFGKLNLEPLSELDGAMLFRELVDELPNDHLLKRFTGDIYFDAPRLKRLFSTMKSEGWDADIIAAAVKEYMDDLPNREEFIYKRANATKGIKIGDPKQKDIDAAQEAMQKLMAAVNEYKNYAIKMGEKGWYDYDDMIIWVLKAFRENEEILRKYQERYQYILVDEFQDTSGSQNELLKFLLNYWETPNVFVVGDDDQSIFKFQGANMKNILDFANDYVQTLHTVVLKHNYRSNQQILDISKALINNNQERLTSQLALDKDLRSSHPRFDELVVEPVIREYENPGQEVVDIALQIKNLIDKGISPDEIAVIYRNHSQVEDLLQYLDNQKIAVNTKRKIDILTQPFGEKIITILRYLAMEMDSPYSGDELLFEIMHYDFFSIPPIEIAKASIAVAKENYATVSNNQPKTSLRRYISEMRTPAQPGLFDSAQNVEMKFLINNIDLLLKDSVSITLQQFFQHVISKMGILRYIMQQQDKGTHMQMLTNLFDFLKDESRKNPEISLADLILTIDLMKKNNIRLSLNQVIFSDNGINFLTAHGSKGLEYEYVFFIGCDKKTWDSKGRNTGFSYPDTLTQSRADDIAQKEESRRLFYVALTRAKQCLMISYASKDKNGKDQEASQFIGEILADTHLVVEHPKVKEDEMLEFYAAQFSIDDKPKIELLDRNYINQLLQNYTLSVTHLSNYLDCPLRFYFQCLIRVPSGKSPSATFGQAVHWALNKTFKKLQEWGDEFPPTEEFMKEYRWYMYRNRDSFTKEEFKLRVAYGEKILPAYYEQSIPTWNKIAVTERTIKNIEIQGVPIKGNLDKIEFEGKNVTVVDYKTGKFKNAKDKFIRPTNEEPNGGDYWRQAVFYKILIDHDRTNDWQVVNTLFEFVEPIKDGEYHKEKVFITHEDTATVTEQITTVYQKIMAHDFNTGCGKKECDWCHFVKSNFKQADGVLVEEMDGE from the coding sequence ATGCAATCATCCTTCAATAAATATAATGAGAAATTTCAGCAGGCTTTAGCCAATTTAAACCCGGAGCAATTAGCCGCGGTTAATAAAATGGATGGGCCGGTGCTGGTAGTTGCCGGGCCGGGTACTGGTAAAACACAGATACTTGCAGCGCGCATAGGCAAGATATTGACAGATACCGATGCCCTGCCAAATGAGATCCTTTGCTTAACCTATACCGATGCTGGCGCTATTGCAATGCGCAAACGTTTGTTCGAGTTTATTGGTCCGGATGCTTACCGTATTAATATCTATACTTTCCACGCCTTTTGTAATGAGATCATCCAGGAAAACCTGGAGTATTTCGGCAAGCTGAATTTAGAACCATTATCAGAACTGGATGGCGCTATGCTGTTCCGCGAGTTGGTTGATGAGTTGCCGAACGATCATTTATTAAAGCGTTTTACCGGTGATATCTATTTTGATGCTCCGCGCTTAAAACGTCTTTTCTCTACCATGAAAAGCGAGGGCTGGGACGCTGATATAATTGCCGCTGCAGTAAAGGAATATATGGACGATCTGCCTAACCGTGAAGAATTTATCTATAAGCGGGCAAACGCCACAAAAGGCATCAAAATAGGCGACCCAAAACAAAAAGATATTGATGCCGCGCAGGAAGCTATGCAAAAGCTGATGGCGGCAGTAAACGAATATAAAAACTACGCCATCAAAATGGGCGAAAAGGGCTGGTATGATTATGACGATATGATCATATGGGTATTAAAAGCCTTCCGCGAAAATGAGGAGATCCTGCGCAAATACCAGGAACGCTATCAATATATACTGGTAGATGAGTTTCAGGATACCAGCGGATCACAAAATGAGCTCCTGAAATTCCTGCTGAACTACTGGGAAACGCCCAACGTGTTTGTGGTTGGTGATGACGACCAGTCGATCTTCAAATTTCAGGGCGCTAACATGAAGAATATTTTGGATTTTGCCAATGATTATGTACAAACACTGCATACCGTAGTGCTTAAGCATAATTATCGCTCTAACCAGCAGATACTTGATATTTCAAAGGCGCTTATCAATAATAACCAGGAGAGGCTGACCAGTCAGCTGGCTCTGGATAAGGACCTGCGCTCGTCGCACCCGCGCTTTGATGAGCTGGTGGTTGAGCCGGTGATCCGTGAATATGAAAATCCCGGTCAGGAGGTAGTGGATATCGCTTTGCAGATCAAAAATCTGATCGATAAAGGCATTTCGCCCGATGAAATAGCAGTGATCTACCGTAACCATAGCCAGGTTGAGGACCTGCTGCAATACCTCGATAATCAAAAGATAGCGGTTAATACCAAACGAAAGATAGATATCCTTACTCAGCCCTTTGGTGAAAAGATCATTACCATTTTGCGTTACCTCGCCATGGAAATGGATTCACCTTATAGCGGCGATGAGTTATTATTCGAGATCATGCACTATGATTTCTTTAGTATCCCGCCAATTGAGATTGCTAAGGCAAGTATCGCGGTAGCAAAAGAGAACTATGCCACGGTATCAAATAATCAGCCCAAGACCTCGTTACGCCGTTATATCAGCGAAATGCGCACCCCGGCACAACCCGGATTGTTTGATAGTGCGCAAAATGTGGAAATGAAATTCCTCATCAACAATATCGATCTGCTGTTAAAAGACTCGGTAAGCATAACACTGCAGCAATTTTTTCAGCATGTGATATCCAAGATGGGAATTCTGCGGTATATCATGCAGCAGCAGGATAAGGGCACGCATATGCAAATGCTCACCAATCTGTTCGACTTTTTAAAGGACGAGAGCCGCAAAAATCCTGAGATCAGCCTCGCCGACTTGATCCTAACCATCGACTTGATGAAAAAGAACAACATCAGGCTGAGTTTAAACCAGGTTATATTTTCTGATAACGGCATTAACTTTTTAACAGCCCACGGCTCGAAAGGGCTGGAATATGAGTATGTGTTCTTCATCGGTTGCGATAAAAAGACCTGGGACAGCAAGGGCCGCAACACCGGCTTCAGCTATCCGGATACATTAACGCAAAGTCGCGCTGATGATATCGCCCAAAAGGAAGAATCGCGCAGGTTATTCTATGTAGCACTTACGCGGGCAAAACAATGCCTCATGATCTCCTATGCTTCAAAAGATAAAAATGGCAAGGATCAGGAAGCATCGCAATTTATTGGTGAAATATTGGCCGATACGCATTTGGTGGTAGAGCATCCAAAGGTAAAAGAGGATGAAATGCTCGAGTTTTATGCAGCGCAGTTCAGCATTGATGATAAACCGAAGATCGAACTGCTCGACAGGAATTATATTAACCAGCTGCTGCAAAACTATACGCTATCGGTAACCCATTTAAGCAATTATCTGGATTGCCCGTTACGGTTTTATTTTCAGTGTTTGATCAGGGTGCCATCGGGTAAAAGCCCGTCGGCTACATTTGGGCAGGCTGTACACTGGGCGCTGAACAAAACCTTTAAAAAACTGCAGGAATGGGGTGATGAATTCCCGCCGACCGAAGAGTTTATGAAGGAATATCGCTGGTACATGTACCGTAATCGCGATTCGTTCACCAAAGAGGAATTTAAACTGCGTGTAGCCTACGGCGAAAAGATCTTGCCCGCGTATTACGAGCAAAGCATCCCGACATGGAACAAGATAGCCGTAACTGAACGCACCATAAAAAATATCGAGATACAGGGCGTACCCATTAAGGGTAACCTGGATAAGATAGAGTTTGAGGGTAAAAACGTAACCGTAGTTGATTACAAAACCGGTAAGTTTAAAAATGCCAAAGATAAATTTATACGCCCAACCAATGAAGAACCCAATGGCGGCGATTACTGGCGCCAGGCGGTTTTCTACAAAATATTAATTGACCACGACCGCACCAACGACTGGCAGGTAGTGAACACCTTGTTTGAGTTTGTGGAACCCATAAAAGATGGCGAATACCACAAAGAAAAAGTATTTATAACACATGAGGATACCGCCACGGTAACCGAACAGATAACAACCGTTTATCAAAAAATTATGGCTCACGATTTTAATACCGGCTGCGGCAAAAAGGAATGCGACTGGTGCCATTTTGTAAAAAGCAATTTTAAACAGGCTGATGGGGTGTTGGTGGAGGAAATGGACGGGGAATAA
- a CDS encoding M28 family peptidase: protein MKYLVFLIPVFFVLNSPAQTIIKQDAAIKQMVDEVSSRNIEAIIRKLVSFKSRHTLSDTSSKTTGSGAARNWIKAEMEHYAAASGGRMVVQFDTFTQPKGERIDKAVKLKNVLAVLKGTDPNDTRVYIVSGHYDSRVNDVMNPDAVEPGANDDASGTAVSMELARVMAKRSFPATIIFMSVVGEEQGLYGSTNVAKRAKAENWNIDAMLNNDIVGNTHGMETDLKDNRSVRVFSEGVPSVMADNVKQVSGLIALGGENDSPSRELARYIKEVAERYVDQLDVTMIYRRDRYLRSGDHVPFLLQGFTAVRFTEMNEDFTRQHQDVRTEKGVDYGDLPDFVDFNYVQKVARMNLSVLANLALAPAEPQNAGIVTSGLTNKTILKWDKPKTGKKPAGYYVLMRETINPYWEKKFYVTDTTATLSYSKDNYLFAVQSVDADGHESLPVFPKPIR, encoded by the coding sequence ATGAAGTATTTAGTATTTCTTATCCCTGTATTTTTTGTGCTGAATTCACCGGCGCAAACCATTATCAAGCAGGATGCTGCTATTAAACAAATGGTTGACGAGGTTTCATCCAGGAACATAGAGGCTATCATTCGTAAGCTGGTAAGTTTTAAAAGCAGGCACACGCTTAGTGATACTTCCAGTAAAACAACAGGCAGTGGTGCGGCGCGTAACTGGATTAAGGCCGAGATGGAGCACTATGCGGCTGCATCAGGTGGTAGAATGGTGGTACAGTTTGATACTTTTACTCAGCCTAAAGGAGAAAGGATTGACAAAGCTGTAAAGCTTAAAAATGTTCTGGCTGTTTTAAAGGGAACAGACCCTAATGATACCAGGGTTTATATTGTATCGGGTCATTATGATTCCCGTGTAAACGATGTAATGAATCCCGATGCTGTTGAACCGGGAGCTAATGATGATGCCTCAGGGACTGCCGTATCAATGGAACTGGCAAGGGTGATGGCAAAGCGATCATTCCCGGCTACCATAATTTTTATGTCGGTAGTGGGTGAAGAGCAGGGGCTATATGGGTCAACAAATGTGGCCAAGCGTGCTAAGGCTGAGAACTGGAATATTGATGCCATGCTCAATAATGATATTGTTGGCAATACCCATGGCATGGAAACTGACTTGAAGGATAACCGCAGCGTGCGTGTTTTTAGCGAAGGAGTACCGTCTGTTATGGCTGATAATGTAAAGCAGGTATCGGGTTTAATAGCTTTGGGCGGCGAAAATGACAGCCCCTCGCGCGAATTGGCCCGATATATAAAAGAAGTTGCTGAACGCTATGTCGATCAGCTTGATGTGACGATGATATATCGCCGCGACCGGTACTTACGCAGCGGCGACCATGTGCCATTTTTATTACAGGGTTTTACAGCGGTAAGATTCACGGAAATGAATGAGGATTTTACCCGCCAACATCAGGATGTACGTACTGAAAAGGGTGTAGATTATGGTGATCTTCCCGATTTTGTTGATTTTAATTACGTGCAAAAAGTAGCCAGAATGAATCTTTCTGTATTGGCAAACTTGGCGCTTGCACCTGCCGAGCCACAAAATGCAGGCATTGTTACCAGCGGCTTAACCAACAAAACCATTTTAAAATGGGATAAACCTAAAACCGGCAAAAAACCGGCAGGCTATTATGTACTGATGCGCGAAACGATCAATCCGTATTGGGAAAAGAAATTTTATGTAACAGATACCACTGCTACGTTAAGTTATTCCAAAGATAATTACCTTTTCGCCGTACAATCGGTAGATGCAGATGGGCATGAAAGTCTGCCGGTATTTCCAAAGCCGATAAGATAA
- a CDS encoding ABC transporter permease yields the protein MKGFILSFRSEFYKTRKTAGFWSAVILPLLLCLLLFIGFYSHSDKLAGLPGIMLWVQFSGAILGVMGSLLLPMLIVFIAYSVNSIEHKADTWKTLFSLPISKLSVYSAKFFYALFLVLLCLALFVLFTLGFGNLLGLLKPQLKFSEYSIASTLTQLYFKLFLSSLGILSIQFLLSLLFRDFLKPMGIGFVATITGVILAANKWTYAYLFPYSHPMLALSILPRHGQAPPSPGMPVITIDMFTKEILVSLIVAAVVFIAGYFIVLKKSVK from the coding sequence ATGAAAGGATTTATATTATCATTCAGGTCTGAGTTTTATAAAACCCGGAAAACTGCCGGTTTTTGGAGCGCTGTGATACTACCACTACTGCTTTGCCTGTTACTGTTCATTGGCTTTTACTCCCATAGCGACAAGCTGGCAGGGCTGCCGGGAATAATGCTTTGGGTACAGTTTTCAGGCGCTATATTAGGCGTGATGGGTTCATTGTTATTACCGATGCTCATTGTGTTTATAGCATACTCTGTAAACAGCATCGAACACAAGGCCGACACCTGGAAAACGCTGTTCAGTTTACCAATATCAAAGCTGTCGGTTTATTCGGCTAAGTTTTTTTATGCCTTATTTTTAGTGCTCTTATGCCTTGCATTATTTGTGCTTTTCACACTTGGTTTCGGCAACCTGTTGGGTTTGTTAAAGCCTCAATTAAAATTTAGTGAATACAGCATTGCCAGCACTTTGACCCAGCTATATTTTAAATTATTTTTATCCTCATTAGGTATATTGTCTATACAATTTTTACTGAGCCTGCTATTCCGCGATTTTTTAAAGCCGATGGGTATTGGTTTTGTAGCCACTATAACCGGTGTTATTTTAGCCGCCAACAAATGGACCTATGCCTACCTTTTCCCTTATTCGCACCCTATGCTGGCATTAAGCATATTGCCACGTCATGGGCAAGCCCCTCCCAGCCCTGGAATGCCTGTAATAACTATTGATATGTTTACAAAAGAGATTTTAGTTAGTCTTATTGTTGCCGCTGTTGTTTTTATAGCTGGCTATTTTATTGTGCTGAAAAAGAGTGTGAAGTAA
- a CDS encoding ABC transporter ATP-binding protein — MVIDTAGLTFNFGNQAVVKSVSLQVPEGSIYGFLGPNGAGKTTTIKLLLNLLQVQQGSIHIFGKELKSNRLEILSQIGSLIEQPAIYLHLTGKENLLNRALLLQISEKRVDDMLNLVHLTDAAHKKAGQYSLGMKQRLGIALALLSDPKLLILDEPTNGLDPNGIIEIRELLIKLIKEHQKTVFISSHLLAEIERMATHVGIINHGELLFQGSIKELESMNKPLIQIETDNTADAANYLSRNNVIVSDVTEQHIYLPYTSKQQMGEINTMLNQMGYVVYSINKQQQDLEKLFLAITQTA, encoded by the coding sequence GTGGTAATAGATACAGCCGGGTTAACCTTTAACTTTGGCAACCAAGCGGTTGTTAAATCAGTATCCCTGCAAGTACCCGAAGGGAGCATATATGGTTTTTTAGGCCCAAATGGTGCCGGGAAAACCACAACCATAAAATTACTGCTGAATCTGCTACAGGTACAGCAAGGCAGCATACATATTTTTGGCAAGGAACTAAAAAGTAACCGCCTTGAAATACTTTCGCAAATTGGCTCACTCATTGAGCAACCCGCTATATATCTTCACCTTACCGGTAAGGAAAACTTACTAAACAGGGCGTTGTTGTTACAGATATCAGAAAAACGTGTTGATGACATGCTAAACCTGGTACATTTAACCGACGCCGCACATAAAAAAGCCGGGCAATATTCATTAGGGATGAAACAGCGTTTGGGTATAGCCCTGGCGTTATTATCAGACCCTAAATTGCTTATTTTAGATGAACCCACCAACGGCCTGGATCCAAACGGAATAATTGAGATACGTGAACTGCTTATAAAATTGATTAAAGAACATCAGAAAACGGTTTTTATATCAAGCCACTTATTGGCAGAAATAGAGCGTATGGCTACACATGTAGGTATCATCAACCATGGGGAGTTGCTTTTCCAGGGAAGTATTAAGGAACTGGAAAGCATGAACAAGCCATTGATACAGATTGAAACAGACAACACTGCCGACGCTGCCAATTATTTGAGCCGGAATAATGTTATTGTTAGCGATGTTACTGAGCAACATATATATCTGCCTTATACCTCCAAACAGCAAATGGGGGAAATAAATACCATGCTTAACCAAATGGGCTATGTTGTATACAGCATTAACAAACAACAGCAAGACCTGGAGAAACTATTTTTAGCCATTACCCAAACCGCCTAA
- a CDS encoding sensor histidine kinase, producing MKKSWQIFWHVFFWICLISLFLYLGSDDTQLGLKGLLIIFLLYPLINISIFYLNYLVFIPIFWDKKRYSSYGILIVLTIIIFGLGKYGVGLHFKQYVLMHEKGYVIGFWQYFLGTVFTSLIFLFLSIVLQITTDWFLNERVQRDLENQRLSAELSFLKSQINPHFLFNSLNSIYSLAYQRSETTPEAILKLSEIMRYMLYECNDNKVLLTKELQYLQNYIDLQKIRFGKKSYIDFKVTGQVDGQQIVPLLLIAFIENAFKHGVVNDPLSPIHLLIDVNEDHLHFYIQNKKHSNNRDAMGGIGLNNVKRRLDLLYPGKYSLTINNEEQTYTSELSLVL from the coding sequence ATGAAAAAAAGCTGGCAAATATTCTGGCATGTGTTTTTTTGGATATGCCTTATCTCGCTATTCCTGTACCTGGGTAGTGACGATACGCAGCTGGGCCTAAAAGGGCTTTTAATCATTTTTTTACTATACCCGTTAATTAACATTAGCATATTTTATCTGAACTACCTTGTTTTTATTCCAATCTTTTGGGATAAAAAACGATATAGTAGCTACGGTATTTTAATTGTGCTCACCATAATCATTTTTGGACTTGGTAAGTACGGCGTTGGCCTTCATTTTAAGCAATACGTGCTGATGCATGAAAAAGGCTATGTAATTGGTTTTTGGCAGTATTTTTTGGGGACTGTTTTTACCAGCCTTATATTCCTTTTCCTGAGCATTGTACTACAAATTACTACCGACTGGTTTCTGAATGAGCGCGTACAGCGCGATCTGGAGAACCAGCGACTCAGCGCCGAACTCTCCTTCCTGAAATCGCAGATCAACCCGCATTTCCTTTTCAACTCACTGAACAGTATATACTCGCTGGCCTACCAGCGTTCGGAAACTACGCCAGAGGCTATACTTAAATTATCCGAAATTATGCGTTACATGCTGTATGAATGTAATGATAATAAGGTTTTGCTGACCAAGGAGCTGCAATACCTGCAAAACTATATCGACCTTCAAAAGATCCGTTTCGGCAAAAAATCATATATCGATTTTAAAGTGACTGGTCAGGTTGATGGCCAACAGATAGTGCCGCTATTACTGATAGCTTTTATTGAAAATGCCTTTAAACATGGCGTTGTCAACGATCCTTTATCACCCATCCATTTATTAATAGATGTGAATGAAGATCATCTGCATTTTTACATCCAGAATAAAAAGCATAGCAATAACCGCGACGCTATGGGCGGCATAGGTTTAAATAATGTTAAACGCCGGCTCGATCTGCTCTACCCTGGTAAATACAGTTTAACTATTAATAATGAAGAGCAAACCTACACCAGCGAACTATCATTGGTTTTATAA